A stretch of Lathyrus oleraceus cultivar Zhongwan6 chromosome 6, CAAS_Psat_ZW6_1.0, whole genome shotgun sequence DNA encodes these proteins:
- the LOC127094517 gene encoding uncharacterized protein LOC127094517, producing the protein MSQHQDTSASKNTKSTPKFSVPPMGVPDDEILDVAPLSVIPAADIDLNQPISIYASASACSNQGGFYSPFSNYPPHEVEQPSGKGDDSSSSEKGLAAERLRSLGQTVSDKGKFMASNTANASHSEKHDDVNVVIDLEDDSSDDQEESLIHHIKPSVAKRMKTRKGKYVAELMSARKAKKNAHIGPSKPWSKVVIKKRKVRDDSEPEEDVEEDVPDISLAKKTTVRKSHVKVHVVHLDNISFHLEDGAAKWKFVIQRRVAVERELGKDVTDVKEVMDLIQVDGLLKTVVGFSQCYEGLVKEFIVNIPEDISDKNSKKFSKVYVRGKNNEGAGELEVTDNQVCREITAKQVKVWPFKKHLPAGKTKLKFDYGRYMFDQIIKHETTNAIKLPIVFPSMICGIILNQHPGILCLNDLPSRRKPTLSVHYKLFEGSHVEDIVMTSAMRRPVSKVGAIVELKETCKELVEGIRVATAIKQSLEALIESLEQVEGENVEHANVSYEEEAEDRTSSERSANNDDASGNSASGAAEEAANSSSIE; encoded by the exons atgtcacaacatcaagaTACATCTGCTTCTAAAAATACTAAGTCTACTCCAAAATTTAGTGTTCCTCCTATGGGCGTCCCTGATGATGAGATTCTGGATGTTGCTCCTCTCTCTGTTATTCCCGCCGCGGACATTGATTTGAACCAACCCATCTCCATTTATGCCTCCGCTTCTGCATGTTCCAATCAAG GGGGTTTCTACTCCCCTTTCTCAAATTATCCCCCTCATGAGGTTGAACAACCTAGTGGTAAGGGTGATGATTCCTCCAGTTCTGAAAAGGGCTTGGCTGCTGAAAGGTTGCGCTCTCTAGGGCAAACCGTGTCTGACAAAGGGAAATTTATGGCCTCTAACACGGCCAATGCTTCCCACTCTGAGAAGCATGATGATGTAAATGTTGTGATTGATTTAGAGGATGATAGCTCTGATGATCAAGAGGAAAGCTTGATTCATCACATAAAGCCAAGTGTGGCTAAACGCATGAAGACTCGCAAAGGAAAATATGTGGCTGAACTTATGTCAGCTAGAAAAGCTAAGAAGAATGCTCACATTGGTCCCTCCAAACCATGGAGCAAGGTTGTAATAAAGAAGAGGAAAGTCAGAGATGATTCTGAGCCTGAAgaggatgttgaggaagatgtccctgacatctcgCTTGCGAAGAAAACTACTGTTAGGAAGTCTCATGTTAAAGTACATGTTGTTCATTTGGATAACATCTCCTTCCATCTTGAGGATGGAGCTGCTaagtggaaatttgtgattcaGAGAAGGGTAGCTGTGGAAAGGGAATTGGGAAAAGATGTTACTGATgtcaaggaggtcatggacctaatACAAGTTGATGGGCTTTTGAAGACTGTTGTTGGGTTCTCTCAATGTTACGAAGGTTTAGTCAAGGAATTTATTGTTAATATTCCCGAGGATATTTCTGATAAGAATAGCAAGAAGTTCAGCAAGGTGTATGTGAGGG GCAAAAATAATGAGGGTGCAGGAGAATTAGAAGTTACAGACAATCAGGTCTGTAGGGAGATTACAGCTAAGCAGGTGAAAGTTTGGCCTTttaaaaagcatcttcctgctgGGAA GACAAAATTGAAATTTGACTATGGTAGATATATGTTTGATCAAATCATCAAGCATGAAACTACTAATGCAATTAAGCTGCCAATTGTTTTTCCCTCTATGATATGTGGAATTATCTTGAATCAACATCCTGGTATTTTGTGCTTAAATGATTTACCTAGTAGGAGAAAACCAACTCTGTCTGTGCACTACAAACTctttgaaggcagtcatgtcgaggatattgtcatgacatctgccatgAGGAGGCCAGTCTCAAAAGTTGGAGCAATTGTTGAGCTTAAGGAGACATGCAAAGAGCTAGTTGAAGGGATTAGGGTAGCCACAGCTATAAAACAATCTTTGGAAGCCTTGATTGAAAGCTTGGAGCAGGTTGAGGGTGAAAATGTTGAACATGCTAATGTCAGTTATGAAGAAGAAGCTGAAGATCgcacctctagtgagaggtctgctAACAATGATGATGCGAGTGGCAATTCTGCTTCTGGTGCTGCTGAAGAGGCTGCAAACTCAAGCTCTATTGAGTAG